In Nymphaea colorata isolate Beijing-Zhang1983 chromosome 3, ASM883128v2, whole genome shotgun sequence, a genomic segment contains:
- the LOC116250944 gene encoding E3 ubiquitin-protein ligase CSU1, whose protein sequence is MPQRHSKNNNDLAFFTYDEKRKLGYGTQKERLGKDSIKPFDACCLCLKPFIDPLCCQKGHVFCKECIFECLLAQKKDIKRKLAAHAAQQKQEKEEENEKAMLRKAREIDAFDQQNHGAVPQYNDRNHAQDKNGFHGANSVKVTSYEEEALRTMKAFWLPSATPEAPVKYEAPSTDTVCPEGREKLKLKSLFPLCFTEEGSDDKASPLNRNFMCPSCKITLTNTVTLVAVSTCGHVYCKKCAYKFIAVDKVCMACDKECKEKNLVCLVKGGTGFAGHGDHLEATDFKHLGSGSGLGLVRPTTKT, encoded by the exons ATGCCTCAGAGGCATTCAAAGAACAACAACGATCTTGCGTTCTTCACATATGATGAGAAGCGTAAGCTTGGGTATGGGACTCAAAAGGAAAGGCTTGGAAAAGACTCCATAAAACCTTTTGATGCGTGCTGCCTCTGCTTGAAGCCCTTTATTGATCCCCTTTGCTGCCAAAAAGGTCACGTCTTTTGCAAAGAATGCATATTTGAGTGTTTGCTGGCACAGAAAAAGGATATCAAAAG GAAGCTTGCTGCTCATGCTGCacaacaaaagcaagaaaaagaggaagagaatgaGAAGGCAATGTTGCGTAAGGCCCGAGAGATCGATGCCTTTGATCAGCAGAACCATGGAGCTGTGCCTCAGTACAATGACAGAAACCATGCACAGGACAAGAATGGCTTCCATGGGGCAAACAGTGTCAAAGTGACGTCATATGAAGAGGAAGCTCTCCGCACCATGAAGGCATTTTGGCTGCCTTCTGCAACACCGGAAGCACCAGTGAAGTACGAGGCTCCTTCCACGGACACCGTATGCCCAGAAGGCAGAGAGAAGCTCAAGCTTAAGAGCTTGTTCCCCTTGTGCTTCACGGAGGAAGGCAGTGATGATAAAGCCAGTCCACTGAACAGGAACTTCATGTGTCCGAGCTGCAAGATCACTCTAACTAACACGGTTACACTTGTGGCTGTGAGCACTTGTGGCCATGTTTACTGTAAGAAGTGTGCGTACAAGTTTATAGCAGTGGATAAAGTATGCATGGCTTGCGATAAGGAGTGCAAAGAGAAGAACTTGGTTTGTCTAGTGAAAGGAGGGACGGGCTTTGCAGGACATGGGGACCATTTGGAGGCAACGGATTTCAAGCATCTGGGCAGTGGCTCAGGGTTGGGACTCGTCAGGCCGACTACCAAAACGTAG